The following proteins are co-located in the Streptomyces sp. DT2A-34 genome:
- a CDS encoding GAF domain-containing protein — MSRDHVQSASRSTAAGAPLSSSETPFLELLARGASADAYEQPVLLARAEGRPTESIVALEQAKLLALRVRSELEGRRRREAELSALFETAHDLAGLRDLDAVLQAIVQRARSLLGTDIAYLSLNDPARGDTYMRVTEGSVAARFQQLRLGMGEGLGGLVAQTARPYVTDDYFKDDRFQHTLTIDAGVRDEGLVAILGVPLMLGHHVIGVLFAADRRARVFEREQIALLGSFAALAAAAIDTANLLSETRSALADLELANEIIRDRSGVIERASDVHDRLAQLVLRGGGVHDVAAAVSEVLDGTVEFAEAAAAPAGALEASRAEGHAVRYDDDWIAAVAAGGELLGALVLRGHPGLDPVDQRTLERAAMVTSLLLLARRSAAEAEQRVRGELLDDLLDARDRDPRLLRERAARLDADLDAGHVVLAARLDAVAADADQEASARRRLWSAASHLAATRHGLAAARDGGTVLLLPLEAGDTATALARRTARHLGTAVHEAVTVGASAPVEDLAAHPDAVAAAYEEGRRCLEALRLQGQIGPRAALRQATRTKGQAGRYDSVSGRVSTVRVGCGAWSSQQVLGLLVVHRANGPDQRECGD; from the coding sequence ATGTCCCGCGATCACGTGCAGTCCGCCTCGCGTTCCACCGCTGCCGGAGCACCCCTGAGCAGCTCCGAGACGCCGTTTCTCGAGCTGCTGGCCAGGGGTGCGTCCGCCGACGCCTACGAGCAGCCGGTGCTGCTCGCCCGCGCCGAGGGCAGACCGACCGAGTCGATCGTCGCCCTCGAACAGGCCAAGCTGCTCGCGCTGCGCGTGCGCTCCGAGCTTGAAGGGCGGCGCAGGCGCGAGGCCGAGCTGTCGGCCCTCTTCGAGACCGCCCACGACCTGGCCGGTCTGCGGGACCTGGACGCCGTGCTGCAGGCGATCGTGCAGCGCGCCCGGTCGCTGCTCGGCACGGACATCGCCTATCTCAGCCTGAACGACCCGGCCAGGGGCGACACCTATATGAGGGTGACCGAAGGCTCGGTCGCCGCCCGGTTCCAGCAGTTGCGGCTCGGCATGGGCGAGGGCCTGGGCGGACTGGTCGCGCAGACCGCCCGCCCCTATGTCACCGACGACTACTTCAAGGACGACCGCTTCCAGCACACCCTCACCATCGACGCCGGCGTGCGCGACGAGGGGCTGGTGGCCATCCTCGGGGTGCCCCTGATGCTGGGGCACCACGTGATCGGCGTCCTCTTCGCAGCCGACCGACGCGCCCGGGTCTTCGAGCGGGAGCAGATCGCGCTGCTCGGCTCCTTCGCCGCCCTTGCCGCCGCCGCCATCGACACCGCGAACCTGCTCAGCGAGACCCGCTCGGCCCTCGCCGACCTGGAGCTGGCCAACGAGATCATCCGGGACCGCAGCGGAGTCATCGAACGCGCTTCGGACGTGCACGACCGGCTCGCCCAACTCGTGCTGCGCGGCGGCGGGGTGCACGACGTGGCCGCCGCGGTCTCCGAAGTCCTCGACGGTACGGTCGAGTTCGCGGAAGCCGCCGCCGCACCGGCCGGGGCGCTGGAGGCATCGCGCGCCGAAGGCCACGCCGTACGGTACGACGACGACTGGATCGCCGCGGTGGCCGCAGGCGGCGAACTGCTCGGCGCGCTGGTGCTGCGTGGCCACCCCGGCCTCGACCCCGTCGACCAGCGCACCCTGGAGCGGGCCGCGATGGTCACCTCGCTCCTGCTCCTCGCCCGGCGCTCCGCCGCCGAAGCCGAACAGCGCGTCCGGGGCGAGTTGTTGGACGACCTGCTCGACGCCCGCGACCGTGACCCGCGACTGCTGCGCGAGCGCGCGGCACGGCTGGACGCCGACCTCGACGCCGGGCATGTCGTGCTCGCCGCCCGCCTCGACGCCGTCGCGGCCGATGCCGACCAGGAGGCGTCCGCCCGCAGACGTCTGTGGTCCGCCGCGTCCCACCTCGCCGCGACCCGGCACGGCCTGGCCGCCGCCCGCGACGGCGGCACGGTTCTGCTCCTGCCCCTCGAAGCGGGGGACACCGCCACCGCCCTGGCCCGCCGCACCGCCCGACATCTCGGCACGGCCGTCCATGAGGCCGTCACCGTCGGCGCCTCCGCCCCGGTCGAGGACCTGGCCGCACACCCCGACGCCGTGGCCGCCGCCTACGAGGAGGGCCGGCGTTGCCTCGAAGCCCTGCGGCTGCAGGGGCAGATCGGGCCCAGAGCTGCGCTACGGCAGGCGACTCGAACTAAAGGCCAAGCCGGTCGATATGACTCGGTCTCTGGGCGGGTGAGCACGGTGCGGGTTGGGTGCGGTGCGTGGTCGTCCCAGCAGGTTCTTGGTCTGCTGGTGGTACACCGCGCGAATGGCCCTGACCAGCGCGAATGCGGGGATTGA
- the lnt gene encoding apolipoprotein N-acyltransferase, translating into MTVTATSVGESDQLQPQIAPASGAARLLRLVPALAAALSGVLLYVSFPPRTLWWLALPAFAVFGWVLRGRSWKAGLGLGYLFGLGFLLPLLVWTGVEVGPGPWLALVAIEAVFVALVGAGVAAVSKLPGWPVWAAALWIAGEAARARAPFNGFPWGKIAFGQADGVFLPLAAVGGTPVLGFAVVLCGFGLYEVIRLAVEARRTRAVRRSAAAVALLSVAVPVVGAVAARPLVSDKAENGTATVAVIQGNVPRAGLDFNSQRRAVLDYHARETERLAAEVKAGKVAQPDFVLWPENSSDIDPFANADAHAVIDTAAKAIGVPISVGGVVERDGKLLNEQILWDPAKGPVDTYDKRQIQPFGEYLPLRSLVGAINENWTSMVRQDFSRGSEPGVFTMDGAKVGLVTCYEAAFDWTVRSEVTDGAQMISVPSNNATFDRSEMTYQQLAMSRVRAVEHSRTVTVPVTSGVSAIIMPDGTITQKTGMFVADSLVQKVPLRSSETLATRLGIIPEIALVLVAAGGLGWAIGAGMRARRAADA; encoded by the coding sequence GTGACCGTCACCGCAACTTCCGTGGGCGAGTCGGACCAGCTGCAGCCGCAGATCGCGCCCGCCTCGGGCGCAGCACGGCTCCTGCGCCTGGTTCCGGCTCTCGCCGCGGCGCTCTCCGGAGTGCTGCTCTATGTCAGCTTCCCGCCGCGCACCCTGTGGTGGCTGGCCCTGCCGGCCTTCGCCGTCTTCGGCTGGGTGTTGCGTGGCCGCAGCTGGAAGGCGGGCCTCGGCCTCGGCTATCTCTTCGGCCTCGGCTTCCTGCTGCCGCTGCTGGTGTGGACCGGAGTGGAGGTCGGCCCCGGCCCCTGGCTCGCGCTGGTCGCGATCGAGGCGGTCTTCGTGGCGCTGGTGGGCGCCGGGGTCGCCGCGGTGTCGAAGCTGCCCGGCTGGCCGGTGTGGGCGGCGGCGCTGTGGATCGCCGGAGAGGCGGCACGCGCGCGTGCGCCGTTCAACGGCTTCCCCTGGGGCAAGATCGCGTTCGGCCAGGCCGACGGCGTCTTCCTGCCGCTCGCCGCCGTGGGCGGCACCCCGGTGCTCGGCTTCGCGGTCGTGCTCTGCGGCTTCGGTCTGTACGAGGTGATACGCCTGGCTGTCGAGGCGCGGCGGACACGGGCCGTACGGCGGTCCGCTGCCGCTGTCGCCCTGCTGAGCGTGGCCGTACCCGTGGTGGGCGCCGTGGCCGCACGGCCGCTGGTCAGCGACAAGGCCGAGAACGGCACCGCGACCGTCGCGGTCATCCAGGGCAATGTGCCGCGCGCCGGACTGGACTTCAACTCCCAGCGCCGCGCCGTACTGGACTACCACGCGCGCGAGACCGAGCGGCTGGCCGCCGAGGTCAAGGCGGGCAAGGTCGCACAGCCCGACTTCGTGCTGTGGCCCGAGAACTCCTCCGACATCGACCCCTTCGCCAACGCCGACGCGCACGCCGTCATCGACACGGCCGCCAAGGCGATCGGCGTGCCCATCTCCGTAGGCGGCGTCGTCGAGCGGGACGGCAAGCTGCTCAACGAGCAGATCCTGTGGGACCCGGCCAAGGGGCCCGTCGACACGTACGACAAGCGGCAGATCCAGCCGTTCGGCGAGTACCTGCCGCTGCGCTCGCTCGTCGGGGCGATCAACGAGAACTGGACGTCCATGGTCCGCCAGGACTTCAGCCGGGGCAGCGAGCCGGGCGTGTTCACCATGGACGGCGCCAAGGTCGGCCTCGTCACCTGCTACGAGGCGGCCTTCGACTGGACCGTGCGCTCCGAGGTCACCGACGGCGCGCAGATGATCTCCGTGCCCAGCAACAACGCGACCTTCGACCGCAGCGAGATGACCTACCAGCAGCTCGCCATGTCCCGCGTCCGCGCCGTCGAGCACAGCCGGACCGTCACCGTCCCGGTGACCAGCGGCGTCAGCGCGATCATCATGCCGGACGGGACGATCACGCAGAAGACGGGCATGTTCGTGGCCGACTCGCTGGTCCAGAAGGTGCCGCTGCGCTCCAGCGAGACGCTCGCCACGCGGCTCGGCATCATCCCGGAGATCGCCCTGGTACTGGTCGCCGCGGGCGGCCTCGGCTGGGCGATCGGCGCCGGGATGCGCGCGCGACGCGCCGCTGACGCGTAG
- a CDS encoding 3-hydroxybutyrate dehydrogenase produces the protein MTPPSTLPAHGSSLPSPLDLGGRTALVTGAAGGIGRACALRLAAAGAKVRAVDRDAAGLEVLAERAQGLAGAVEPHVLDLTDLDAAELAAAGTDILVNNAGLQLVRPIEEFPADVFHTVLTVMLEAPFRLIRGALPHMYGQGWGRIVNVSSVHGLRASAFKSAYVAAKHGLEGLSKTAALEGAPHGVTSNCVNPAYVRTPLVEKQIADQARAHGIPEERVLSEVLLQDSAVKRLIEPEEVAEAVAYLCSPPASFVTGTSLVLDGGWTAH, from the coding sequence ATGACCCCGCCCAGTACCCTCCCGGCTCACGGCTCGTCCCTGCCCTCGCCGCTCGACCTCGGTGGCCGCACCGCCCTCGTCACCGGCGCGGCCGGTGGCATCGGCCGTGCCTGTGCGCTGCGGCTCGCGGCCGCAGGGGCCAAGGTGAGAGCGGTCGACCGGGACGCCGCGGGTCTGGAGGTCCTTGCCGAGAGGGCACAGGGCCTCGCCGGCGCCGTCGAACCGCACGTCCTCGACCTCACCGACCTGGACGCCGCCGAACTCGCCGCCGCAGGCACCGACATCCTCGTCAACAACGCCGGACTGCAACTGGTGCGCCCCATCGAGGAGTTCCCGGCCGATGTCTTCCACACGGTGCTCACCGTGATGCTGGAGGCGCCGTTCCGGCTCATCCGTGGTGCCCTGCCCCATATGTACGGACAGGGCTGGGGCCGGATCGTCAATGTGTCCTCGGTCCATGGGCTGCGCGCCTCGGCCTTCAAGTCGGCCTATGTTGCCGCCAAACATGGTCTGGAGGGACTCTCCAAGACCGCCGCCCTGGAGGGCGCACCCCATGGCGTCACCTCGAACTGTGTGAACCCCGCCTATGTGCGCACCCCACTGGTCGAGAAGCAGATCGCCGACCAGGCCCGGGCGCACGGTATCCCCGAGGAGCGGGTGCTGTCCGAGGTGCTGCTGCAGGACAGCGCGGTCAAGCGGCTCATCGAACCGGAGGAGGTCGCGGAGGCCGTGGCGTACCTGTGCAGCCCGCCGGCATCCTTCGTGACCGGCACGTCGCTCGTGCTCGACGGTGGCTGGACCGCGCACTGA
- a CDS encoding NUDIX domain-containing protein yields MATPDFIRTIRASAGHQLLWLPGVSAVVFDDEGRVLLGQRADNRKWTVINGIPDPGEQPATAAVREVYEETGVRCVAERVVLVRSGNEVTYPNGDTCQFMDVTFRCRAVGGEARVNDDESLQVGWFEVDALPVMDERQLFRIKQALSDEPTWFEPMSSD; encoded by the coding sequence ATGGCTACTCCTGACTTCATTCGTACGATCCGGGCCTCCGCCGGTCATCAGCTGCTGTGGCTTCCCGGGGTCAGCGCCGTCGTCTTCGACGACGAGGGGCGGGTCCTGCTGGGGCAGCGCGCGGACAACCGCAAGTGGACAGTGATCAACGGCATCCCGGACCCGGGCGAGCAGCCCGCGACGGCCGCCGTGCGGGAGGTGTACGAGGAGACGGGTGTCCGGTGTGTCGCCGAGCGCGTCGTCCTCGTCCGATCCGGGAATGAGGTCACCTATCCCAATGGCGACACGTGCCAGTTCATGGACGTCACCTTCCGCTGCCGGGCCGTGGGCGGCGAGGCGCGGGTGAACGACGACGAATCGCTGCAGGTCGGCTGGTTCGAGGTGGACGCGCTGCCCGTGATGGACGAACGCCAGCTGTTCCGGATCAAGCAGGCACTGTCCGATGAACCCACGTGGTTCGAGCCTATGAGCTCGGACTGA
- a CDS encoding IS3 family transposase → MGEVAEADPAVLVGVISDQKTVHNISHRISCRALGVSEAWFYKWRRRPDEPTKREIRRGELAERVRYFFDRSGKTYGSPRITLDLWEEGWQVSQNTVAEIMAELGLQGRKPPRRRRSLTRPGKRKTAGDLVRRKFDAIAPDVLWWGDMTEIDTGEGKLYLASVHDAFSRRALGYAMGRRHDAALVSAALQMAIATRGGQVDGVIFHTDRGSEYTSEAFQQLCGRWGVVQSMGRVGSALDNAAAESFHSVLKVEYVHRHTFATRTEARLKTATWIADFYNTKRRHSAAGGKPPVEFERIIQQARTRTDQESRTA, encoded by the coding sequence GTGGGTGAAGTAGCTGAGGCGGACCCGGCGGTGCTCGTCGGGGTGATCAGTGACCAGAAGACCGTGCACAACATTTCGCACCGCATCTCCTGCCGGGCACTGGGTGTGTCGGAGGCGTGGTTCTACAAGTGGCGCCGTCGGCCCGATGAGCCGACGAAACGCGAGATCAGACGGGGTGAACTGGCCGAGCGGGTCCGCTACTTCTTCGACCGCTCGGGCAAGACGTACGGTTCGCCGCGGATCACGCTGGATCTGTGGGAGGAGGGCTGGCAAGTATCGCAGAACACCGTCGCCGAGATCATGGCCGAACTCGGTCTGCAGGGCCGCAAACCGCCACGCCGACGCCGTTCGCTGACCCGTCCCGGCAAGCGGAAAACCGCTGGTGACCTGGTACGGCGCAAGTTCGACGCGATCGCGCCCGACGTTTTGTGGTGGGGCGACATGACGGAGATCGACACCGGTGAGGGCAAGCTCTACCTCGCCTCTGTCCACGACGCCTTCTCCCGCCGGGCCCTGGGCTACGCGATGGGTCGGCGGCATGATGCCGCGCTGGTCAGCGCAGCCCTGCAGATGGCGATCGCAACGAGAGGCGGCCAGGTCGACGGCGTCATTTTTCACACGGACCGCGGCAGCGAGTACACGTCCGAGGCGTTCCAGCAGTTGTGCGGCCGGTGGGGCGTGGTGCAGTCGATGGGACGCGTCGGGTCGGCCCTGGACAACGCCGCCGCGGAGTCGTTCCACTCGGTCCTCAAGGTCGAGTACGTCCACCGGCACACCTTCGCCACCCGAACCGAGGCGAGGCTGAAGACCGCCACCTGGATCGCGGACTTCTACAACACGAAACGGCGACACAGCGCGGCCGGCGGGAAACCGCCCGTCGAGTTCGAACGGATCATCCAGCAAGCGCGGACCCGGACCGATCAGGAGAGCCGGACCGCATAA
- a CDS encoding transposase, protein MAEKRRKFDAEFREGAVRIVTETGKSVAQVARDLGINETTLASWVSRARRSAGAGAVGESEELARLRRENAQLKKDVKELGMERDVLKRCMVLWVK, encoded by the coding sequence ATGGCGGAGAAGAGGCGGAAGTTCGACGCAGAGTTCCGTGAGGGGGCTGTACGGATCGTGACCGAGACCGGGAAGTCGGTCGCGCAGGTTGCGAGGGACCTGGGGATCAACGAGACGACGCTGGCGAGCTGGGTGTCGCGGGCTCGGAGGTCCGCCGGGGCCGGGGCGGTGGGCGAGAGCGAGGAGCTCGCGCGGCTGCGGCGGGAGAACGCCCAGTTGAAGAAGGACGTCAAGGAGCTGGGGATGGAGCGCGATGTCCTCAAACGCTGCATGGTCTTGTGGGTGAAGTAG
- a CDS encoding serine/threonine-protein kinase, with the protein MVSGGEAETATSEGRLIGGRYRLGGQLGAGGMGAVWAGLDVLVGREVAVKEAYVAQGPSRVERILREARAAARVNHPSVVTVHDVVMEDGRPWIVMERVHGESLAALLERQRSLPEREAARIALCVLEALSAAHLRGVLHRDVKPGNVLLGADGRVVLSDFGIAYIAGEESLTRSGEFMGSLAYTAPERMGGSRPGPASDLWSLGVLLFQMVEGWSPFQRVSVEGTVGAVLTAKTPGTRQADALASVIADLLSKEPGERPEADRVVSALRGVAGEGASRHDVPAKSGGSGRRLWLGTAAIAVTLVLALLAMDSWPGGGKKQPSADRSPTPSHTGTPTPKVTAAKGYIHVREDEFGLDVPAGWQRHAKNADGQYRYTKGSYELVVVPGRDSVKAYPGGLIEYQKNDEPELQPYRDATWSTASGIRLVEVGDRTLAEGQFTWQRDERGQEVFARNLVLLVNGRYHLVLVLGPASERETVGRRATTTYVAAESGT; encoded by the coding sequence ATGGTGTCGGGGGGAGAGGCAGAGACCGCCACGTCCGAGGGGCGGCTGATCGGCGGGCGGTACCGGCTAGGCGGGCAACTCGGCGCGGGCGGCATGGGCGCAGTATGGGCTGGACTCGACGTGCTCGTCGGGCGGGAAGTCGCCGTGAAGGAGGCGTACGTCGCCCAAGGGCCGTCACGCGTCGAACGGATCCTGCGCGAGGCGCGCGCCGCGGCCCGGGTGAACCACCCCTCGGTGGTGACCGTCCATGACGTGGTGATGGAAGACGGCCGCCCCTGGATCGTCATGGAGCGCGTGCACGGCGAATCCCTCGCGGCCCTCCTAGAACGGCAGCGGTCCCTGCCCGAACGCGAAGCGGCACGGATCGCCCTATGCGTGTTGGAGGCCCTCTCCGCCGCCCACCTCCGCGGTGTCCTGCACCGCGATGTGAAGCCGGGGAACGTGCTGCTCGGCGCCGACGGTCGCGTGGTCCTCTCGGACTTCGGCATCGCGTACATCGCGGGCGAGGAGTCCCTGACCCGGTCCGGCGAGTTCATGGGGTCGCTCGCCTACACCGCGCCGGAGCGCATGGGCGGCAGCCGCCCGGGCCCCGCCTCCGACCTTTGGTCGCTGGGCGTGCTGCTCTTCCAGATGGTGGAGGGGTGGTCACCGTTCCAGCGGGTGTCGGTGGAGGGGACGGTCGGTGCGGTTCTCACGGCAAAGACGCCGGGGACGCGGCAAGCGGACGCGCTGGCCTCCGTCATCGCCGACCTGTTGTCCAAGGAGCCAGGTGAGCGGCCTGAGGCGGACCGGGTCGTGAGTGCGCTGCGCGGTGTAGCGGGCGAGGGTGCCAGCCGACACGACGTTCCGGCCAAGAGCGGCGGCAGCGGCCGACGACTGTGGCTCGGGACCGCCGCTATCGCCGTAACCCTCGTGCTGGCACTCCTGGCCATGGACAGCTGGCCGGGCGGTGGCAAGAAGCAGCCGAGCGCCGACCGCTCACCCACGCCGTCTCACACAGGCACCCCCACGCCTAAGGTCACCGCCGCCAAAGGCTATATCCACGTCCGGGAAGACGAGTTCGGACTCGACGTACCGGCTGGATGGCAGCGGCACGCCAAGAACGCCGACGGGCAGTACCGCTATACGAAAGGCTCGTACGAGCTCGTCGTCGTCCCCGGCCGGGACAGCGTGAAGGCGTATCCGGGCGGTCTGATCGAATACCAAAAGAACGACGAACCCGAGCTGCAGCCCTACCGCGACGCGACGTGGAGCACGGCCTCGGGCATCCGCCTCGTCGAGGTCGGCGACAGGACCTTGGCGGAAGGGCAGTTCACCTGGCAGAGGGACGAGCGGGGACAGGAAGTGTTCGCGCGGAACCTCGTCCTCCTCGTCAACGGGCGCTACCACTTGGTGCTCGTACTCGGGCCGGCGAGCGAACGGGAGACCGTGGGGCGCAGGGCCACGACGACGTACGTGGCAGCAGAGAGCGGAACCTAG